A window from Triticum aestivum cultivar Chinese Spring chromosome 6D, IWGSC CS RefSeq v2.1, whole genome shotgun sequence encodes these proteins:
- the LOC123144950 gene encoding vacuolar-processing enzyme beta-isozyme 1: MAPRWCFALLLLLCAAAGADASKGKWDPVIRMPGEEEPATGDNSSEEGEDGVGTRWAVLVAGSSGYGNYRHQADICHAYQILRKGGVKEENIVVFMYDDIANNPLNPRPGVIINHPEGEDVYAGVPKDYTGEAVTAKNFYAVLLGNKTAVTGGSKKVIDSKPNDHIFIYYSDHGGPGVLGMPNLPYLYAADFIKVLQEKHASNTYAKMVIYVEACESGSIFEGLMPADLNIYVTTASNAEESSWGTYCPGMEPSPPSEYITCLGDLYSISWMEDSETNNLKEETIKKQYEVVKKRTSDMNSYSAGSHVMEYGDMTFKDEKLYLYQGFNPANTNITNKLFLQAPKAAINQRDADLLFLWRRYELLHGKSKEKANVLTEISETVAHRKHLDNSIDFIGKLLFGFENGPSELQAVRPSGKPLVDDWDCLKRMVRIFESHCGSLTQYGMKHMRAFANICNNGVSGTTMKEASINTCGGHNSARLSTLIQGYSA; the protein is encoded by the exons ATGGCGCCGCGGTGGTGCTTCGCGTTGCTCCTGCTGCTGTGTGCGGCGGCGGGGGCTGACGCCTCGAAGGGGAAGTGGGACCCGGTGATCCGGATGCCGGGGGAGGAGGAGCCCGCCACGGGCGACAACAGCTCCGAGGAGGGGGAGGACGGCGTCGGGACGAGGTGGGCGGTGCTCGTCGCCGGATCCTCCGGCTACGGAAACTACAGGCACCAG GCCGATATATGCCATGCCTACCAGATATTGAGAAAAGGGGGCGTAAAAGAGGAGAACATCGTGGTTTTTATGTACGATGACATTGCCAACAACCCTCTCAACCCGAGGCCAGGGGTTATCATCAACCACCCAGAGGGTGAAGATGTATATGCTGGCGTTCCAAAG GACTACACCGGAGAGGCAGTTACTGCTAAGAACTTCTATGCAGTTCTCTTGGGCAACAAAACTGCAGTCACTGGAGGGAGTAAGAAGGTCATAGATAGCAAACCAAATGACCATATATTTATCTACTACTCAGATCACGGGGGTCCCGGAGTCCTTG GTATGCCCAACCTGCCATATCTTTATGCTGCTGATTTTATCAAGGTCTTACAAGAAAAACATGCATCCAATACATATGCAAAAATG GTTATATATGTGGAAGCTTGTGAAAGTGGCAGTATTTTTGAGGGTTTGATGCCTGCAGACCTCAATATTTATGTCACAACAGCATCTAATGCAGAAGAAAGCAGCTGGGGTACATACTGCCCAGGAATGGAACCATCGCCTCCTTCTGAGTATATTACCTGCTTAGGTGATCTCTACAGTATTTCTTGGATGGAAGATAG TGAGACTAATAATCTGAAGGAGGAGACAATCAAGAAGCAGTACGAAGTG GTAAAGAAGCGAACCTCAGACATGAACAGCTATAGTGCCGGTTCTCATGTTATGGAGTATGGCGACATGACCTTCAAGGATGAGAAGCTTTACCTTTATCAAGGTTTCAATCCTGCAAACACCAACATTACAAACAAGCTATTTTTGCAAGCCCCAAAGGCTGCAATCAACCAAAGAGACGCAGATCTTCTTTTCTTGTGGAGGAGG TATGAGCTGCTACATGGAAAGTCTAAAGAGAAGGCGAACGTTCTGACGGAGATCAGTGAGACAGTCGCCCACAGGAAGCATCTTGACAACAGCATCGATTTTATTGGGAAGCTCCTATTTGGCTTCGAGAATGGACCTTCGGAGCTTCAAGCTGTCAGACCTTCTGGGAAGCCTCTAGTGGACGACTGGGATTGCCTGAAGAGGATG GTGCGGATCTTTGAGTCTCATTGTGGATCGCTCACTCAGTACGGTATGAAGCACATGCGAGCATTTGCAAATATATGCAACAATGGTGTTTCTGGCACGACGATGAAGGAAGCAAGCATCAATACCTGCGGCGGTCACAACTCGGCAAGATTGAGCACCTTGATCCAAGGGTACAGCGCTTGA
- the LOC123144951 gene encoding plasmodesmata-located protein 8: protein MPQLRALVAITLLLHLHAAPTAVAQAATGAFIYAGCSPSKYERDTAFQSNLDSLLASIASTASSGATYNSFTAGGGVGQAEAARTAAYGLYQCRGDLSRGECVSCVRETVARLGAVCANSYAASLQVDGCYVRYDASDFVGRADNTVAYRKCSSGSSEDAGFLKSRDAVLRELQARAATGYKLTGSGTVQGVAQCLGDIAAPDCTACLAQAVVQLKGTCGSALAADVYLEQCYVKYWQNGHDFRSSQDYSGDEFGRTVAIIIGILAGLALLVVFISFLAKAC from the exons ATGCCTCAGCTCCGCGCCCTCGTCGCCATCACGCTACTCCTCCACCTCCACGCCGCACCGACGGCCGTCGCGCAGGCCGCGACGGGCGCGTTCATCTACGCCGGGTGCTCGCCGTCCAAGTACGAGCGCGACACCGCCTTCCAGAGCAACCTCGACTCCCTCCTCGCCTCCATCGCCTCCACCGCGTCCTCCGGCGCCACCTACAACAGCTTcaccgccggcggcggcgtcggccaggCGGAGGCGGCCCGCACGGCCGCGTACGGCCTGTACCAGTGCCGCGGCGACCTGAGCCGCGGCGAGTGCGTGTCGTGCGTGCGGGAGACGGTGGCGCGCCTCGGCGCCGTGTGCGCCAACTCGTACGCCGCGTCGCTGCAGGTGGACGGCTGCTACGTGCGGTACGACGCCAGCGACTTCGTCGGCCGGGCCGACAACACCGTCGCGTACCGCAAGTGCAGCTCCGGCAGCAGCGAGGACGCCGGGTTCCTCAAGAGCCGCGACGCCGTGCTCAGGGAGCTGCAGGCGCGGGCCGCGACGGGGTACAAGCTGACCGGCTCCGGCACGGTGCAGGGGGTGGCCCAGTGCCTCGGCGACATCGCGGCGCCGGACTGCACCGCGTGCCTGGCGCAGGCGGTGGTGCAGCTCAAGGGCACGTGCGGCTCCGCGCTGGCCGCCGACGTCTACCTGGAGCAGTGTTACGTCAAGTACTGGCAAAATGGACACGATTTCCGCTCTTCACAGG ATTATTCTGGTGACGAATTTGGACGGACCGTGGCTATAATAATAGGTATCTTGGCCGGGCTAGCACTCCTGGTGGTGTTCATCTCTTTCCTCGCCAAAGCAT GCTAG